AATCTTGTTGGCACTACCCTCAAATCCAATCACTACAGTCATGACAGCTAGAGAGTTTGAGGGAGATGGAGAATTataatgaatacatttttttttaaataaaataaaaacttgagCACATTGAAAGAATGTCATAGTTATTGGTCGTGTGCATCTGAAAAAAATATGTTCAGAGTGCGAGGACATTGCTACAAATACCAGAAACAGTTGCATACATCAGTTCCTACAAGAATAAACAGTGCAATGTCAACGACTAAAAAGTACaagtgttattttatttattcttCAAAAGCAATAGGAAAAGTAGAACATAAACACTAGAATATAGATACCAAAAACAGTGTCATGTTTGGTTAAAACTATTAGAAGCATGATTAGTTAGCTAAACACTCGGGTTGCACACCAGGTGGCGATCTAGATCTACAATCAATTATTTAGTTCAAATGCCAAAAACGAAGGCACATTAATAGCCAATTTCACGTGTTTTAAATGAAAAACATTATAATTTCAGATGGGAAAGCAAAAAGTTGAATACGAACCTCCTGGTTGCTGAGTATTTCGGGTTTCAGACAGTACTCTAGGCAGTGAGGACCCATAACAAGAGGTCGTTTGATGATTTCCTTATAGAATTGTATCTTTCAATGTATTGTATTAACCAAAACAATTGGAAGCCAATTGTAGACATTTAATGTTTGACGTAAACAAATACATAACATGCATAAAAAGCGGTTACCTGGTGCGTTCACGGATTCAGGGGAAAATCACATCAGGCATAATATAGGGCAGCCTACACCACATGCGTGTGTGTGACCATGTTTCTCAAACCCCACTGCTTTGTTTTGGAGGAGTGACTGTGACACGTTTGAATCCTTTGTTGTGAAAACGCAAAGTAAGAATACTTTGGGTTCTCTCTAGTTCAATTCTTAATTTGCaaagaagtagtagtagcagcattagttGCATTCATTTTCTGCCAGATTGCTCGTGCACATTTTGCCCATTTATTCAGACTCGATCTTCATTCGACATGGATTGAGCCATAGGCCGCACATAAAGTTATGTATATGTCCTAGCTAACTAGCTTATTATCAAAGATTTGCCTGTTTTTGCAGTAGTTACAGAATTGTTAAATGGATATGTGATACTGTAAACATCTTTATCACATATCTGGCGTACAAACTAGTAGCTATTGTGGCAGTAGCTGATGAGCTAAGCGTCGCTATTGTATTTGCTAAAGTGGCTGCTATAAATTAAGCTAATGACTAGATCATCTGTTTTTCTTTTCCCAGCGGCGACGCGTGTGTACTCGTGTGTGCGTGTTGTGTGTCTTCGGGGCGTGTGTGGGATAAGAACGAGTGAAAGTATGTCGAAAAGAGCGAAGAAAAATGAGCAGGAGGCTGGAGATGGTGACCATGACAACGGCACAGGTGAGACAATTGATGTGTCCTGTTTTTTGCGTATCTTACACTTACATTATGTCTGAAGCAGAACAGAATACAAATGGAAAAAAATACTGTTACACCAGTCTCATTACCCCTCCTGTTTTCTCTGTCACCTTACAGCTCCCGCTGCCAAGAAAGGAAAGAAGGTCAAGGAACCAGAGGCTCCCATTCTGTACAGTGACCCTCCTGATAAGATGAACAGCAAAGATGGTCGTGCTGCTAATATGAAGATCACCTCCTGGAATGTGGATGGGCTCAGAGCTTGGGTCAAGAAGAAGGGCCTTGATGTGAGTTTGGGAACCACAGAGTCCAAAGCTGCAATATGACTTGGCATTGAGCTATAAAACAAGCCCCTTACCAACAATGCTGTTCTAAAAgtataagggttagggttaataaataaaaataacaagtagttaaagagcagcagtaaacaacaatagcgagactatatacaggggtactggtacagagtcaatgtgcagaggcaccagttagttgagctATAGTGCATAGAATTGTTAACTACACGTGAAATAAGTCCACACACTAGTTATACAATGCATGAGATTTAAACGTTGAGTGCGTATGAACTTCTGTTAAATACTATTGTCTGGGTCATTAATCTGCACAGTGGCTGCACCTTTTAAACACTGATAAATGGCAGTGCAATGTGAAGGAGCTGACTGGTTATTTTCCCCCTCTTGCCCAGTGGGTGCGTGACGAGGCCCCAGATGTGCTGTGCCTGCAGGAGACGAAGTGCGCTGAGAAGTCCCTTCCTGATGAAATCACCTCCATGCCGGAGTTCCCCCACAAGTACTGGGCTGGCTCTGATGAGAAGGAAGGCTATAGCGGGGTAGCTATGCTGTGCAAGACTGAGCCCCTCAAAGTTACCTATGGCATAGGTGAGTGAATGGCTGATCCTGGTTACTCTAGTTGGCTGTGAGTGTCTTATCTTTACCCATTGACTGTTCTCTCCAGGTGTCCTAGTTAACCTGCCTATCCCTAATCTGTCTGCAGGTAAAGAGGAGCATGATAAGGAGGGCCGTGTTATCACTGCTGAGTTCCCCACCTTCTTCCTGGTCACCGCCTACGTGCCCAACTCTGGCCGAGGCCTGGTGCGCCTGGACTATCGCAAGACCTGGGACGTGGAGTTCAAGGCCTACCTGAGCGACCTGGACAAGCGCAAGCCCCTGGTGCTGTGTGGCGATCTGAACGTGGCCCACGAGGAGATCGACCTGAAGAACTCCAAAGGCAATAAAAAAAACGCAGGCTTCACAGCAGAGGAGCGTGAGGGCTTCAATCAGCTGCTGGCTGCAGGCTTCACCGACAGCTTCCGCGAGCTGTACCCCGAGCAGGCCAATGCGTACACCTTCTGGACCTACATGATGAACTCTCGCTCTAAGAACGTAGGCTGGCGTCTGGACTACTTTGTGCTGTCCTCTGCTCTACTGCCAGGCCTTTGTGATAGCAAGATCCGCAACCAAGCTATGGGCAGTGACCACTGCCCCATCACTCTGCACATGGTTGTGTAGATCAGTCTGGCCAAAGTGCTGGATCAATTGTTTCCCAGTTCAATAGTTTTGGCAGTGTGGCCATGCATTGTTTTCTCATGTTAAATGTGACCTGGGTGGTGGACCTCAGATGAAGTCATGGCATTCCCAACTACTGAAACTAATCTGTATACCGGTGTGCACACTCAACATGAGTGAAACATCAGAACCTGGAAACACGTTTCTACTGAAACTGGGATTCTCAAGAGTTTACGTAACCCTCAAATCTTAAATTGTATAAACTACCGTAGTCACAATTGTCCTGTCAGCCATTTGAAGTGACTATTCAACACTGCTTTACTTTCCCACCCACACAATGCACTCCTAAGTGACATCTGGTAACATACGGCATAATCCCTGCAAGTCCTCTGAGGCAGTGTTCTTTAAACATgtgaaactgatgttggtgctcaATAACTGCTAGTCTGTCATTGAAACATTGCTCCTTTGAAGGGAATGTGAGTCCTATTTTGTTAATTAATATTATATATAATGGTAATGAAGTCATTACCATTGAGTGAATATTGATAAATTAAATCATGGTACAGATTTATTAGCATGCAAACATTCAGACCCAGATTGATGGCCAGTATTAAGATTGTCAAATGGTTCAACCTCTAGAGCTGATATGAGACCAATGTCAGTGGTATCTCACCCCTTATTGCCAATGTCCGGAGCAAAGTTTCTAAGACATGCCTgttttgtattaaaaaaaaatcccaaacCATAGCTTGAGTTTATAGATGGTAAATATACCCATGCATCTAATAAAGTTTAGTTTTAAGTATGCTTGAGTTTCCTTTCTATTAGGTTAAGTTGAGGTTTTCATTACAAAAGACAGTAACAATTTTTGTATTGTTCATTGAAGTCTCTTCATTACTCATTTGAGCTACAACTCTATGAAAATACAATGTACTATACATATAAAATGCATTTTAGCAGACGGACACGAGGCACAATTCTTTTAGTACTTCTACATTGTGATAAACAACCAAAAACAACATTTTGTCCGGGATTAATTGCAGCCAGGGCTCTACAGATTAAATCCAGGCGAAAGTTGTGTCACGAGTGATTCAGCTCACAGAAGAGCTGTATGTGCCTTGATGAGTAACAATGACAGTAGTTCAGCTGAGGAAAGCTAGAAAGAATTCAAATGCATTTCATGAATCTATAGATTAGGAATTACCactaatatactgaacaaaaatataaatgtgtaATCATGGTATGtttcatactcacaaaaagcttatttctctcaattttCATGCACAAAAATGTTTGTCTGTGTTAGGGAGCATTTCTACCTTGCCAAaataatacatccacctgacaggtgtgacatatcaagaagctgattaaacagcatgatcattatttaactaggcaagtcagttaagaccaaattcttattttacaatgatagCCAAACTCCCCTAACCCAGAAGACGCTGGCCCAATTGTCCtccaccttatgggactcccgatcacggccggttgtgatacagcctgggatcgaatcagggtctgtagtgacgcctctagcactgatatgcaatgccttagaccgctgtgccactcgggagcccaaggaTCTGATGGGAgatcacaggtgcaccttgtgctggggaccataaaaggccactttaaaatgtgcagttttgtcacaacacaatgccacagatgaggcgtcaagttttgagggaacgtgcaattggtatgctgactgcaggaatgcccaccagagctgttggcagagcTGTTGgcggtctcacaaccgcagaccacgccagcccaggaccttcacatccagcttcttcacctgcgggatcatttgagaccagccacacagacagctgatgaaacggaggagtatttctgtctgtaataaagcccttttgagaGGATAAACTCATTCTGACTGGCTGgttctggctccccagtgggtggtccTAAGccttcccaggcccacccatggctgcacccctgcccagtcatgtgaaatccatagattagggcctaatgaatttatttcaattgaatgatttccttatatgaactgtaactcactaAAATCTTTGAATTTGTTGCATATTGAATTTATATTATTATTCCGTATTTATATTTTAACACTCCTGGTTGTCTGCAGTCGACAGCTAACTCACCATGGCATTCTACCAAATCATTTGACTGAAATCTGGACAGAGACACAATCATGCCTCAGTAAATCTTGGTGGCATGAGTCTGCTGGTGCATCTTGAGGTGATATGACTGTTTGAATCCTTTGCCACACTCTGAACACAGgtagggtttctctcctgtgtgggtTCTCAGGTGTCTCTTCAGACGGTTGGCGCTGAGAAAGCTCTTGTCACAATGGGTGCAGGAGTAAGGTCGTACCCCTGTGTGGTAGCGCAGGTGAATGGTCAGGTAGCAGGACTGGGTGAACTGCTTCCCGCAGTGGGAGCACTGGAACGGCTTGTGGCCCGTGTGGAAGCGCTCATGCTTTAGAAGCTCCGCATGGGAGAAAAACCCTTTGCCACAATCGGAGCACAGGAACGGTCTCTCCCCCGAGTGGGTTAGCTCGTGCCTGGTCAGTGTGGCCTTGTACACAAAGGTCTTGTCGCACTGCGAGCAGCTGAACACGTTCTCCCTGGTGTGGCAGCGTTCGTGTTTCTTCATGTTCCTCTCCCtcttgaagctcttcccacagaaTGAGCACATGAAAGGCATTTCTTCGGAGTGGATCTTCATGTGACTTACCAGCCCTCCCTTGTAGAGgaaaccctttccacactgcttgCACTGGTGTGGCCTCTCTTTTAGGTGGGTGCGCTGGTGTGCGGTCAGAGCAGCCTTGTAGGCAAAGTTCTTGCCACAGCTGCAGACATGCAACCTCTCCTCTTGGTGTGTGAGCAGGTGCCTGTTAAGGTACGTACTACTGCTGAATCCCAAGTCACACCGTGGGCATTTGTAAGAGAGCTCAGCCTCGGTGGCGTTCTCCGTGTGAGTCCGGAGGTGTCTGACCAGCGCAGACTTCCAGGAGAACCGCCGGTCGCATTCCGAACACCGATACACACCGTTCTCCATGTGGTTCTTCTTGTGCTCTGTGTACGCTGACAAGGACTTGAAGTTCTGCCCACAGATCAGACAGTCATGCTTGCGCCCATCCTTGTGTGTCTGTCCGTGCCTCTCCAGTGACTGCTTGAAGGAGAAGCGGCGTCCGCACTGAGGGCACACGTATGGCCGCTCGCCGGTGTGGACGCGCCGATGGTATTTCAGTAAGGACTGAAACTTGTAGCTGCTGTTACAGTCTGGGCAATCATAGTGTCCCGCTTGGCCTGTTTGGTGCGGAGCAGACGGAGCGTCTTCCTGCGCTTCCCCCGAGTGGTTCGTCTCAATGTGCTGCTGGACGGACGCCTCGCCTGAGTTGATGAATGGACACCACCCTGAAGGACCAACAAAGTATAAGTGAAAACCTGATGGATTCAATAAGGGCAGGATACAAACAATTGTTTAAGCAATGTATGTAGGTAACCACTCAACAGACCAAACAATTACACACTTATGCAAAACTAATAAGGTAATACAAGCACCTGTATCTCCTTCCTTTGTTGAGACCACTGGTGAGCCATAGGAGTGTTCCTCACTGTTGAAGATAAACAGGTAGagggcaattccacggtaacagaGTGACAcagactcagatttttcactttaaaatgtatgtcaaacaaacaCCAATGATTGcgaagttaaacaaaccatacaactatgCACAAGGACAACATTGAACAATTTCCACAGAGAATTGTACAAGGATACATTTACTTGAAAAACAgtagtttggtaacagaatgacagtttGTGCTGTCTGTTAATAAACTTaattttttgtttgacatacattttaaagtaaaaACATCGGAGTCTCAGTGTCACtctgttaccgtggaattgcccgCCTTGACCATTAATGCCATGAGATGACAGTTGAGTTACATCTTATTTTTCACTTAAAATACCAAACTTGTTATTTAACCTTAAAATGTCTGCATCGATCTACTTTACCTCTTAAAATGCAATGGTGTGAAACCCTGGGGGTTCCTCAAGCTTCCATCCGTCCTCTTTGGGGTGGCAACCTTTCCCTTGAGCTTCTCCAGGTTCACCATCTGCACCTTCAAGGTCGGTTTCGTTTTCCTACCACTGGTACGGACCTTGACAAGTGTTACAACCTTGTCCAGAAGTCCAGGCACCAACACTGCAGGCTCAGATGAAGTGGACTGACCCGCTCCTTCCTGTGGATTGTGACAGGATTTCCCTCCATCCTCCAACACCGGGTCTGTTTCAGGGGGTTCGATAGCCACCTCTCCTACAATCTCTTTAATCCCTATATCCTCTTTCTCAGACTTCAGGCTTTTTGTAAGTTCCTGCGTTTTGACCTCAGTGCCCTCTGTGTGAGCCTTCAGGTGTCTCACCATGGCCGACGCCCAGTTGAACTTCCTGTGGCACTGTGAGCACTGGTAAGCGCCTTGCTCCATATGGCTCTTCTTGTGCTCTGTGCGGGCTGACAAGGACTGAAAGGTCTCCCCACAGATTAAACAGTCGTAAACGCGCCCATCCTTATGTGTCTGTTTGTGCCTGTCCAGAGACTGCCTGAAGGAGAAACACCGTCCACACAGATGGCACACATACGGGCGCTCTCCTGTATGGATGACCTGATGGGCTATTAGTGCAGAGGCAAACTTGAAGCTCTTCTCACAGACAGAGCAGATGTGGGGCCCAGAGGATGTTTGGTGATGGGAGGATGCTGGGTCATTCTCAGCTTCTTCTAGATGTGAGTTGCTCT
Above is a genomic segment from Oncorhynchus clarkii lewisi isolate Uvic-CL-2024 chromosome 33, UVic_Ocla_1.0, whole genome shotgun sequence containing:
- the LOC139392549 gene encoding DNA repair nuclease APEX1; the encoded protein is MSKRAKKNEQEAGDGDHDNGTAPAAKKGKKVKEPEAPILYSDPPDKMNSKDGRAANMKITSWNVDGLRAWVKKKGLDWVRDEAPDVLCLQETKCAEKSLPDEITSMPEFPHKYWAGSDEKEGYSGVAMLCKTEPLKVTYGIGKEEHDKEGRVITAEFPTFFLVTAYVPNSGRGLVRLDYRKTWDVEFKAYLSDLDKRKPLVLCGDLNVAHEEIDLKNSKGNKKNAGFTAEEREGFNQLLAAGFTDSFRELYPEQANAYTFWTYMMNSRSKNVGWRLDYFVLSSALLPGLCDSKIRNQAMGSDHCPITLHMVV
- the LOC139392546 gene encoding zinc finger protein 11-like, which codes for MDSEFSAADNAGLPLLSLCLLVPPIQLMSASIWQVVQQRDAMNYAMLAEFVSLVTEMVPELLIYRHRAQLILGLRARHILELCRSEHPVEPQVILTQLYMIQPLTHFSNDVSDTEVESSETRFLELVQTLLKDPDEREHFFTEIFPVEYGPQYDIELQTLLWEFLSRLVQLLPTPGLAQTMAWLGTAPSVLDDCAHVISHPADLKSLLQHHKRLGHLEQHVPPCAMGDFILSSLSIPPHSRTMISTEQTTCDNQSEPLEEFVDDFEVEIVTLTDYEEVELGLSQEEVEDGNDDEGQTMEDKEEEPKETPAEEVEEEEKVMEDHEEGDLESNSHLEEAENDPASSHHQTSSGPHICSVCEKSFKFASALIAHQVIHTGERPYVCHLCGRCFSFRQSLDRHKQTHKDGRVYDCLICGETFQSLSARTEHKKSHMEQGAYQCSQCHRKFNWASAMVRHLKAHTEGTEVKTQELTKSLKSEKEDIGIKEIVGEVAIEPPETDPVLEDGGKSCHNPQEGAGQSTSSEPAVLVPGLLDKVVTLVKVRTSGRKTKPTLKVQMVNLEKLKGKVATPKRTDGSLRNPQGFTPLHFKSEEHSYGSPVVSTKEGDTGWCPFINSGEASVQQHIETNHSGEAQEDAPSAPHQTGQAGHYDCPDCNSSYKFQSLLKYHRRVHTGERPYVCPQCGRRFSFKQSLERHGQTHKDGRKHDCLICGQNFKSLSAYTEHKKNHMENGVYRCSECDRRFSWKSALVRHLRTHTENATEAELSYKCPRCDLGFSSSTYLNRHLLTHQEERLHVCSCGKNFAYKAALTAHQRTHLKERPHQCKQCGKGFLYKGGLVSHMKIHSEEMPFMCSFCGKSFKRERNMKKHERCHTRENVFSCSQCDKTFVYKATLTRHELTHSGERPFLCSDCGKGFFSHAELLKHERFHTGHKPFQCSHCGKQFTQSCYLTIHLRYHTGVRPYSCTHCDKSFLSANRLKRHLRTHTGEKPYLCSECGKGFKQSYHLKMHQQTHATKIY